A region of the Cannabis sativa cultivar Pink pepper isolate KNU-18-1 chromosome 3, ASM2916894v1, whole genome shotgun sequence genome:
AATATTAATACCGAAGAGTCCCCTATCCGGCGATCAATACAGCTTTCACCACCTCCGCCGCCTGTTGATGGCCGACAGAGAGCCATGAATGTGCCTCCAGCTCCAGCCTCAGCTGCCTcatttcattaatttttatcttttgttatttatatttgTGGACCTGATTAATAACTAATAGGATCTtggtatatacatacatatataatgttTCATAGTGTCAATGGCTTCCTCCATTGGAATTTTGTGTTACCGATTATTAAAACCTCATTGCATACACAAGTTTTTGTTTCctttattgttattttcttgATCTGTACCTTGTAGCCAATGTCAATGTCTCTTTTTCATTTTGCTTGTTATTAGTGTAAGGGAAATTTTGTATAGAAAGTACAAATCATATTATATGTAACAAGATGTAATGGAAAACAACACACACAGCAATGTGGACTTATCTTAAACAAAAGCAAAAACAGAGAAAGTTTCATAAGGAAAACTTGAAAAAACAGCAGCTGCAGCATGATACATGAAGTGAGTTAAGCTGGGATTAGCTCTCTCATTAATGATGTTGATTCATCATTCTCTCTTTGAAAAGTTCTTGTATCATAGATGTAGTCATGTATGTTACAATCGGTATGTGTTTGATCTTATAATTTTCTTGTCCTCCATCTGGTTTCAACCTTACTTCATGATCATCAAGCAAAGGCATCAACTGCAAACGCTGCAGCGTGGTGACAAACTGTAAGCCTTCGGGAAGAGTCCTCAGCCGTCTGCAGCTATGAAAGAGGAGGTATTTTAAGCTCGGTAATGCTCCCTCTTCAAGTTCTGTCCATTCCTCTAGAAATTCAgaagccattgttagattttcaAGTTTTGGAAAGCCACCAGCCTTGCAAAACTCTTTCCCCATTTGTAATCCATCATAAGCATGCCAAAGAGTTAAGACTTTCAAGTTTGGTAGGAACTGAAGTACCAAAGCCGGATTCTCCAAAAGATGAGAGTAACCTAATCTTATGTTTGTAAGCCTTTCCAATGAGCCAAGCCAACTTGGTATCTTCTCCAAATGGCCTTCAAGCTTAAGCTTTTGTAGAGATAAAGGTGGCGAAAATGATTCCACAAGAACAAGTTTTTCAGTTAGCCTAGATTTTTTTGATTCTAGTGACAAGCTTAAAAGGCCCTGCATCTTCATAATAGAAGAAGATAGCTCATTGATAACCTCCTCAGTTACATCCATTACTCCAAGTCTTCTGAGCTCTGTCAAATTACCTATTTCTCTTGCAATTTCACCACTAGGGTCTATACCAGTAAGTGTCAAGAGTTTTGTAAGGCTTCCTATCCCTTGTGGTAACTTCACCCCACAAACACCATagtttttcatcatttttaggTGCCTCAGGTTTGAAAGACTTAGTACAAATTTTGGTATTTCTGCTATGTATCCACACCATCTAATATCCAAAGTTTGAAGGTCTTTTAAATTGATAAGGCCCTCTGGAAGCTCAGTTATCTCAGTGTCTTTCAAACAAAGATATCTAAGGTGTATCAAGTCACTCACTACATCTGGAAGGCTTTTAATTTTGGTACCTTCTAAATCTAAAACTCTTAAGAACTTTGCAACTTCCAACTTCAACCACTCATTTCTCTCTTCTAAAGGTGTTTGCTTCCCAATAAGAAACAGAGAACAAAGTTGGGAATTGTCAACTTTCAACATGTCTAAATTAGTCACCACACACCTTGCCTTATGGGGAACACTAGTTGAAGATTTGAACTTCCCTTCCTCTATTTGGGGAATACAGAATTCGCGGTAAATAGAAGTAACTTGGAGTTTAGTAGCATTACCTGAGAGTTCATAATCTATTTCAAGCATGCCTTTGTTGACAAGTTTAGCTATATGCTCTTCTGCTATATCCTCCATTAGTCTTCCTTCTTTTTCTTTGATTAGACCTTCGGCTACTAGTAGTCGGACAAGTTTCCCTTTATGAATCAAGAAATTCTCAGGGAAGATGCAACAATACATCAAACAATCCTGAAGACACTCAGATAATTTCGAATAATCAGATTCGAGTGATGAAAgaatcgaagaagaagaagctgatGTTTGTCCTTCTTTTAGATCATGAGAGCTCATATTAGAATCAAGTTGAGTCACTCTTTGAATGGTTTCTGAAAGGAGAACTTCAATCTTCAGCATATCATCTCTAAAGCATTCAATCAGTGTAGTTTGATCAGCTCCATGCTTCTCTTTTTGGCTAAGAAACTTGTCTATATGATATTCCATGTCGTTTATGACATCTCTAACTTCATTTATCCAACTTTCTTTGTCATCAAAAGAATCTCTAATCTCCTTGAGTTTGTTCACAACCTTTTCTATTTGATCTTCAACTTCAGAAAAAGCTACCCTTTCTTGGACTAACATAGAATCTAATCTCTGCAAGTAGGACTCTATTAAGGTTTTTGCCATATCTTTCAGCAATGTTAGAAACTGAAAAATTGAGACAAAGTTGGCCTTAAGATTGATTTCACTAGATGAGAAGAAGTTGGTATTATCAAACCAGAAATCTTTGAACACTTATACTATATTAGCTTAGGAAACAAGTAAAAAAAGCCAATTAGCTTACTGCCAAAACGACTCTTTTTTATTAGGAGATAACAAGGTGAAATGGTTGGACTCTTGTTCATTGTCTCTACTTTTGTGCTATGTTGTTGTCAAGCAATTTGAAGcaagaaataaaaatttgaaagcATCCTTTTAGTAACTTGGTCAAGAAATATTTTCCTTATACAGACAAAATGGATTACATTTATGAAAAACAGATTATTAAGTTGAGACAACATTACTAGTGGTGTTTCCTATAGTGTTTTTGTCTGGCTTGCTAAGGACATGTATGAAAAACGACATAAAAACATGAAAACGACAATAATTCAAATCACTTTAAACAGCTAGAAAAACAGGAGGGATGATAACATAAATGGCTGTTTGTTTAGAAAATATCGAAAATGAGAAGACAACACCAAAATTACAAAGGAATAGAAAATGTGGAACTAATCAAACTAATAAACATCGTTAGCTCAAGTGGCAATAAGGGTTATTGGGGTGCGTGTGTAAGGGTATTGGGTTCGAATTCTAACTTAATGTAACTCAAACAAATATATTTATTCTATGTGGGCTTATATAACAGAAttattggtttatgagaaatttatagataggtgactttttatttatattaaaaataaaatgatttatgagaaattcatggatcactttttatttatatataataaaataaatcctattaaataccaaaaaaagaaaaatacgattaggtttttgctgttgtacatctacgattgggttttttttaattatttattgtattcctttTCCAATTACAATTTGGACATTCCCATGAGATCACACAATATTCCAATCCgcacttctcttttttcttcttcacaacttaaaaacaaaatatataagtaataataatagtaaaaaagAAGCCTGACTTTTATCAAAGTTCACAAAACCAAGCATcaatggcaaaaaaaaaaaaaaaaaacccaacaaagtttaCAGCTAATAAATAATTCTAAGTGCTCGGCATATGCATTAGTTTTCAGGAGCAAAGTTTTTAAAAGTTActtaataatttacatatatgctgcaaacacaatatacaaaaaataaagaagaatatggaagaaagaagaaaccATTATTCACTTCTAGAAAGGCAGTAGAGATAATAAtagaaacttttcatttttttttctttttttttatcaatttttttttctttttgaataaagataaatatgaaattttaatcgtatagagttttattttaataaaatatagtattttaaaataatttaaattcaaataatttaatagtattttgttataaaatactatcactttttgttaaacatggttttcaccttttgtcgacactaccatattcaatttatcaacgaaaaaatagacaatccacatatatgcggacccggctagaatgaaaagtgcaaaatataaaaattacactattgtctctat
Encoded here:
- the LOC115710464 gene encoding putative disease resistance protein At1g59780, which produces MAKTLIESYLQRLDSMLVQERVAFSEVEDQIEKVVNKLKEIRDSFDDKESWINEVRDVINDMEYHIDKFLSQKEKHGADQTTLIECFRDDMLKIEVLLSETIQRVTQLDSNMSSHDLKEGQTSASSSSILSSLESDYSKLSECLQDCLMYCCIFPENFLIHKGKLVRLLVAEGLIKEKEGRLMEDIAEEHIAKLVNKGMLEIDYELSGNATKLQVTSIYREFCIPQIEEGKFKSSTSVPHKARCVVTNLDMLKVDNSQLCSLFLIGKQTPLEERNEWLKLEVAKFLRVLDLEGTKIKSLPDVVSDLIHLRYLCLKDTEITELPEGLINLKDLQTLDIRWCGYIAEIPKFVLSLSNLRHLKMMKNYGVCGVKLPQGIGSLTKLLTLTGIDPSGEIAREIGNLTELRRLGVMDVTEEVINELSSSIMKMQGLLSLSLESKKSRLTEKLVLVESFSPPLSLQKLKLEGHLEKIPSWLGSLERLTNIRLGYSHLLENPALVLQFLPNLKVLTLWHAYDGLQMGKEFCKAGGFPKLENLTMASEFLEEWTELEEGALPSLKYLLFHSCRRLRTLPEGLQFVTTLQRLQLMPLLDDHEVRLKPDGGQENYKIKHIPIVTYMTTSMIQELFKERMMNQHH